The following coding sequences are from one Candidatus Zixiibacteriota bacterium window:
- a CDS encoding 7-cyano-7-deazaguanine synthase, with translation MGTGDRAFLFECGGERAGDRDPADYLNVIPLDWHPETGNVNFRLDNISEPIGRDIPDICLDMLEIGAYVYSADQAVSRGGPKQRRHGSDWYRNFELHIPVRRLDIWTRPAVQKALSETLNFLSDDRWDFKFAQLTREIPINLLIDFNRDGPWFPPDEVMLFSGGLDSLAGAVDGLVNHGRKLALVSHRSVAPVDSRQREIVRRLQALGGRGGQAVHIPVWVNRRGATGSDTTQRARSFLYAMLAAAVAIMHDMDRICFYENGITSINLAPVEQVVGARASRTTHPRTLHGYARLLTAVTGRPFEVDNPYFWKTKSDIVRVIKEAGQSELVGLSKSCTHTHGTTKEHPHCGVCSQCVDRRISTAHNELETYDPGHKYVTDIFNGPLPKKTKPTERTMVESLIRHNRELEQMDEVQFWTHHERLSSVLPYVDGKGVEKPLRIFELLHRHARQVGEVINAQIRARADAIRLGQIDPDSLLGILTEGACRKPTAELPFRPFPTPEGAGWEEITIEITSRETLRVTCRGITKSYSAYELGFVDRRKTDRFTNQWRLLEAFAAQGGQIYWESNKSSEGLQKAVQALKARLCRIFGLKDPPIANYTRVSGYVTKFTIRDVSFRGGSHSEISESSRP, from the coding sequence ATGGGCACGGGGGATAGAGCCTTTCTCTTCGAGTGCGGGGGCGAACGGGCCGGGGATCGAGACCCCGCGGATTACCTCAACGTCATTCCACTGGACTGGCATCCGGAAACCGGCAACGTCAATTTCAGGCTCGATAACATCAGTGAGCCCATAGGCCGCGATATCCCGGATATTTGTCTCGATATGCTTGAGATCGGCGCCTATGTCTACAGCGCGGATCAGGCGGTATCCAGAGGCGGTCCCAAGCAACGCCGCCATGGCAGCGACTGGTACCGCAATTTTGAGCTCCATATCCCGGTGAGACGTCTTGACATTTGGACCAGGCCGGCGGTGCAGAAGGCGCTCAGCGAGACACTCAACTTCCTGTCGGACGACCGCTGGGACTTCAAATTCGCGCAACTGACCAGAGAAATCCCGATCAACCTGCTGATTGACTTCAACCGGGACGGGCCGTGGTTTCCACCGGATGAGGTCATGCTGTTCTCGGGCGGCCTCGACTCGCTCGCCGGCGCGGTTGACGGACTCGTCAACCACGGCAGGAAACTGGCGTTGGTGAGTCATCGCTCGGTCGCTCCTGTCGACAGTCGCCAGCGGGAAATTGTCAGGAGACTGCAAGCGCTGGGCGGTCGCGGAGGTCAGGCGGTGCACATTCCGGTATGGGTGAACCGGCGCGGGGCAACCGGAAGCGACACCACACAACGCGCCAGGTCGTTTCTGTACGCCATGCTGGCGGCCGCCGTGGCCATCATGCACGATATGGACCGCATTTGCTTTTACGAGAACGGGATAACGAGCATCAATCTCGCTCCGGTGGAACAGGTGGTGGGCGCCAGAGCCAGCCGCACGACTCATCCGAGAACGCTTCACGGCTACGCCCGGCTCCTGACCGCCGTCACCGGCCGGCCTTTCGAGGTCGACAATCCGTACTTCTGGAAAACGAAGTCGGATATAGTGCGAGTGATCAAGGAGGCCGGCCAGTCTGAGTTGGTGGGTCTATCCAAGAGTTGCACCCACACCCACGGCACCACGAAAGAGCACCCCCACTGCGGCGTCTGTTCCCAGTGTGTGGACCGGAGAATCTCCACGGCGCATAACGAGTTGGAGACGTACGACCCCGGGCATAAGTATGTGACGGATATCTTCAATGGTCCTCTCCCCAAGAAGACGAAACCGACGGAGCGGACAATGGTCGAATCGCTCATCCGTCACAACCGCGAACTGGAGCAGATGGACGAGGTTCAGTTCTGGACGCATCACGAGCGGCTCTCATCGGTTTTGCCGTACGTTGACGGGAAAGGGGTCGAAAAGCCACTCAGGATATTCGAATTGCTGCACCGCCACGCTCGGCAGGTCGGGGAGGTCATCAACGCCCAGATCAGAGCCCGTGCGGACGCCATCCGGCTGGGGCAGATCGACCCAGACTCGCTTCTGGGCATCCTGACCGAAGGAGCGTGCCGCAAGCCTACTGCAGAACTGCCATTCCGACCGTTTCCGACGCCCGAGGGGGCCGGCTGGGAGGAGATCACGATCGAGATCACTTCCCGGGAAACGCTCCGAGTCACGTGCCGCGGGATAACGAAATCTTACAGCGCCTACGAGCTCGGGTTTGTCGATCGCCGCAAGACCGACCGGTTCACCAACCAGTGGCGGCTTCTTGAGGCTTTTGCGGCGCAGGGCGGCCAGATTTACTGGGAGAGCAACAAGTCCAGTGAGGGGCTCCAGAAGGCTGTTCAGGCGCTGAAGGCGAGGCTCTGCCGGATATTTGGCCTGAAGGACCCGCCGATTGCCAATTACACGAGGGTCTCCGGCTACGTAACCAAGTTCACGATCCGGGACGTCTCCTTCCGTGGTGGCTCACATTCCGAAATTTCGGAATCTTCACGCCCGTAA